One region of Oryza glaberrima chromosome 7, OglaRS2, whole genome shotgun sequence genomic DNA includes:
- the LOC127780442 gene encoding dirigent protein 5-like has protein sequence MASLTIVFAAIFLLSLTSASVVHGRSSRRRFVRSYDEPCMEMRLYLHDILYDYSNSTSNSTSAAATKPTALATAVPSTGGTFFGQVVVFNDPMTEGRALPPSLEETAVRAQGVYLYNSKEAFNAWFAFSIVFNSTGRRGTLNLMGADIIAEKTRDISVVGGTGDFFMSRGVATLRTDAFEGFTYFRLQMDIKLYECYV, from the coding sequence ATGGCGTCTCTGACGATCGTCTTCGCCGCCATCTTCCTGCTCAGCCTCACCTCGGCGAGCGTCGTCCATGGCcggagcagcaggaggaggttCGTCAGGAGCTACGACGAGCCGTGCATGGAGATGAGGCTGTACCTCCACGACATCCTCTACGACTACAGCAACAGCACCTCCAActccacgtcggcggcggccaccaagCCGACGGCGCTGGCCACCGCCGTGCCGTCGACCGGCGGCACCTTCTTCGGGCAGGTGGTGGTGTTCAACGACCCGAtgacggaggggagggcgctgccgccgtcgctggaGGAGACGGCGGTGCGCGCGCAGGGGGTCTACCTCTACAACAGCAAGGAGGCGTTCAACGCGTGGTTCGCCTTCTCCATCGTGTTCAACTCCACGGGGCGCCGCGGCACGCTCAACCTCATGGGCGCCGACATCATCGCCGAGAAGACGAGGGACATCTCCGTCGTGGGCGGCACCGGCGACTTCTTCATGTCGCGCGGCGTCGCCACCCTCCGCACCGACGCTTTCGAGGGCTTCACCTACTTCAGGCTGCAGATGGACATCAAGCTCTACGAGTGCTACGTATGA